One genomic segment of Roseovarius carneus includes these proteins:
- the mobB gene encoding molybdopterin-guanine dinucleotide biosynthesis protein B: MRLYGVTGWKNAGKTGLMERLVTEITGRGFTVSTVKHAHHNFNVDHPGKDSFRHRMAGASEVLLASRKRIALMQEMRGAREPSLAELLARLTPVDLVLIEGYKRDTHPKVEAWRAETGNPLIAPGDPHIRAVASDTALDLDRPVFDLNDTKAIADFILSEVGLPEAAQ, from the coding sequence ATGAGGCTCTACGGCGTCACCGGCTGGAAAAACGCAGGCAAAACCGGGTTGATGGAGCGCCTCGTGACCGAGATCACGGGGCGCGGTTTCACCGTCTCGACCGTGAAGCACGCGCATCACAATTTCAACGTGGACCACCCTGGCAAGGACAGCTTTCGCCACCGCATGGCTGGCGCGTCCGAGGTGCTTTTGGCCTCGCGCAAACGCATCGCCTTGATGCAGGAGATGCGCGGCGCGCGCGAGCCGAGCCTGGCCGAGCTTCTGGCCCGCCTCACCCCTGTCGATCTGGTGCTGATCGAAGGCTACAAACGCGACACACATCCCAAGGTGGAGGCATGGCGCGCCGAGACCGGCAATCCGCTTATCGCGCCCGGCGATCCGCATATTCGTGCCGTGGCCTCAGACACGGCGCTTGATCTGGACCGTCCGGTCTTTGACCTCAACGACACCAAAGCCATCGCAGACTTTATCCTCAGCGAGGTAGGCTTGCCCGAGGCCGCGCAATGA
- the mobA gene encoding molybdenum cofactor guanylyltransferase MobA, with protein sequence MQQPLGVILAGGLATRMGGGDKGLLPLGGGTLLSHVMDRLEPQVAGLALNANGDAERFAALGLPVLPDPVEGFVGPLAGVLAGLDWAAAQGAEAVVSVAADTPFFPCDLVPRLMLAAEGMEHPLVLARTPDGRQPTFGLWPTALRDDLRAALEGGLRKVVMWTDGHGGREAMFNAPGAPFFNVNTPEDLAHAQALVEAAT encoded by the coding sequence ATGCAGCAACCTTTGGGTGTGATCCTCGCGGGCGGGCTCGCCACGCGCATGGGCGGTGGCGACAAAGGGCTGTTGCCGCTGGGGGGCGGCACATTGCTCAGCCATGTCATGGATCGTTTGGAGCCACAGGTGGCCGGGCTCGCGCTCAACGCCAATGGCGACGCGGAGCGGTTTGCAGCGCTCGGCCTGCCGGTGTTGCCAGACCCTGTGGAGGGTTTTGTCGGGCCGCTCGCAGGCGTGCTGGCGGGGCTTGACTGGGCCGCAGCCCAAGGCGCCGAGGCCGTGGTCAGCGTCGCCGCTGATACGCCGTTTTTCCCCTGCGATCTGGTGCCGCGCCTGATGCTTGCCGCAGAAGGCATGGAGCATCCTTTGGTGCTGGCACGCACCCCAGACGGGCGGCAACCCACCTTTGGTCTCTGGCCCACGGCCCTGCGCGATGATCTGCGCGCGGCCCTCGAAGGGGGTCTGCGCAAGGTGGTGATGTGGACCGACGGCCATGGCGGGCGCGAGGCGATGTTTAACGCGCCCGGCGCACCGTTTTTCAACGTCAACACGCCCGAAGATCTGGCCCATGCGCAAGCGCTTGTGGAGGCCGCAACATGA
- a CDS encoding formate dehydrogenase accessory sulfurtransferase FdhD, translating into MSDPAPYIISPEPNAPRLTRAVEGVDHEGRIQSISVVEERPLTIFLNAQEIVTAMTIGDYPEYLALGFLRNQGMLKDGEAVLRVEYDEELETVVVRTDGQTTYEDKLKKKTRTSGCAVGTVFGDMMEGLEGLELPATQVRTSDIYALAARINTTPSLYLEAGAIHGTVLCEGPRPLVYMEDVGRHNAVDKIAGWMLSEGVGPEGKMLYTTGRLTSEMVIKTALMGIPVLASRSGFTAWGVEIARQVGLTLLGRMRGQRFICLSGEERLIRDTDPASVPQEAKKHRRKSAEDT; encoded by the coding sequence TTGTCCGACCCTGCTCCCTACATCATCTCACCCGAACCAAACGCCCCGCGCCTCACTCGCGCGGTGGAGGGCGTGGACCATGAGGGCCGCATCCAGAGCATTTCTGTGGTCGAGGAACGTCCTCTAACGATCTTTCTCAACGCGCAGGAAATCGTGACGGCGATGACAATCGGAGATTACCCTGAATACCTCGCACTAGGGTTTTTGCGCAATCAGGGGATGCTGAAGGATGGTGAGGCCGTTCTGCGCGTGGAATATGACGAGGAGCTTGAGACCGTGGTGGTGCGCACCGATGGCCAGACCACCTATGAGGACAAGCTGAAGAAGAAAACCCGCACCAGCGGGTGCGCGGTGGGCACGGTCTTTGGCGATATGATGGAAGGGCTTGAGGGGCTGGAGTTGCCCGCCACGCAAGTCCGCACCTCAGATATCTATGCGCTGGCTGCCCGCATCAACACGACCCCCTCGCTCTATCTTGAGGCGGGCGCGATCCATGGCACGGTGCTTTGCGAAGGCCCGCGCCCGCTGGTCTATATGGAGGACGTGGGGCGGCATAACGCAGTCGATAAAATCGCAGGCTGGATGCTGTCGGAGGGCGTCGGGCCCGAGGGCAAGATGCTCTATACGACCGGGCGGCTGACGTCCGAGATGGTGATCAAGACCGCACTGATGGGCATCCCAGTGCTCGCGTCGCGCTCAGGATTTACCGCTTGGGGGGTGGAAATCGCACGTCAGGTTGGCCTCACATTGCTTGGCCGGATGCGCGGGCAGCGTTTCATCTGCCTCAGCGGGGAAGAGCGTCTTATTCGCGACACAGACCCTGCCAGCGTTCCGCAAGAGGCCAAGAAACACCGGCGCAAATCGGCGGAGGACACATGA
- a CDS encoding AzlC family ABC transporter permease, which produces MNTKTTKSPYWQGMAAGAPFVLVIVPFSVLFGVVATEAGLSVFETMVMTTLVIAGAAQFTAVQLLSEGAPTLIVLATALAVNLRMAMYSASLTPHLGAAPVRHKALIAWLMVDQAYACASLAYERNPGWSVAQKASFYFGTVSLIVPLWCAFTFVGAVLGEAIPPEFALDFAVPITFLAMMGPMLRTRAHMAAAVVAITVSLVLAFLPYSIGVLVGGLAGMIAGAEVERQMARRGMVI; this is translated from the coding sequence ATGAATACAAAGACCACCAAATCCCCCTACTGGCAAGGCATGGCCGCCGGCGCGCCGTTTGTTCTGGTCATCGTGCCGTTCTCCGTTCTCTTCGGCGTGGTGGCGACCGAGGCGGGGCTGAGCGTGTTCGAGACGATGGTGATGACCACGCTCGTGATCGCGGGGGCGGCACAATTCACCGCCGTGCAGCTTTTGTCCGAAGGTGCGCCCACGCTGATTGTCCTTGCCACGGCGCTGGCGGTCAATTTGCGCATGGCGATGTATTCGGCCTCGCTCACGCCGCATCTGGGGGCGGCGCCGGTGCGCCACAAGGCGCTGATCGCTTGGCTGATGGTGGATCAGGCCTATGCCTGTGCGAGCCTTGCGTATGAGCGTAATCCGGGCTGGAGCGTTGCGCAGAAAGCGTCGTTCTATTTTGGCACGGTCTCGCTCATTGTGCCACTTTGGTGCGCGTTCACCTTTGTGGGTGCGGTGTTGGGCGAGGCGATCCCGCCGGAATTTGCGTTGGATTTCGCGGTGCCGATCACGTTTCTGGCGATGATGGGTCCGATGCTGCGCACGCGCGCGCACATGGCGGCGGCCGTGGTGGCCATTACCGTGTCATTGGTGCTGGCGTTTTTGCCCTATTCCATCGGTGTGCTGGTGGGCGGGCTTGCGGGCATGATCGCAGGGGCCGAGGTCGAGCGGCAGATGGCCCGCAGGGGGATGGTGATATGA
- a CDS encoding AzlD domain-containing protein: MTEIGTEIGTGALWTVIIGLGAGSFLLRFSFLGLIGDRDLPAWVLRHLRYTGVAVIPALVAPLVVWPAATDGALDAPRLMAALVTVAVGLAFRNVIAAILAGGASLYLGLYLLG; this comes from the coding sequence ATGACCGAGATTGGCACCGAGATCGGCACAGGCGCGCTTTGGACAGTGATTATCGGGTTGGGGGCCGGCAGCTTTCTTTTGCGGTTCTCGTTTCTGGGTCTGATCGGGGACCGTGATTTGCCCGCATGGGTGCTGCGGCATTTGCGCTACACGGGCGTCGCTGTGATCCCTGCATTGGTGGCCCCCTTGGTGGTTTGGCCTGCGGCCACGGACGGCGCGCTGGATGCGCCACGGCTGATGGCGGCGCTGGTGACGGTGGCGGTGGGGCTTGCGTTTCGCAATGTGATCGCGGCAATCTTGGCGGGTGGGGCGAGCCTCTATTTGGGCCTTTACCTGCTGGGATAA
- a CDS encoding phosphoenolpyruvate carboxykinase, with protein sequence MTVGRVNPEFRLEDQGIKGLGEVHYNLNEPDLIEAALKNGEGALGQGGAFLVSTGKFTGRSPKDKHIVLTDSVKDSIWWENNAQMSPEGFDALYQDMLMHMEGGRYYVQDLTGGADPAHSIKVRMVTELAWHGLFIRHLLRRPEREALDHFIADFTVINCPSFAADPKKHNCRSETVIAMNFDRKIILIGGTEYAGENKKSVFTLLNYLLPEKGIMPMHCSANHARGNPVDAAIFFGLSGTGKTTLSADPDRVLIGDDEHGWSDRGTFNFEGGCYAKTINLNPEAEPEIYATTSKFGTVIENMVYDDETKELDFDDDSLTANMRCAYPLEYISNASPTAMGGHPKNIIMLTCDAFGVLPPIARLTPAQAMYHFLSGFTSKVAGTERGVTEPEPTFSTCFGAPFMPRRPEAYGNLLRARIAKHGATCWLVNTGWTGGAYGTGARMPIKATRALLTAALDGSLAKVEFRKDANFGFDVPVDAPGVPTVLLDPRRTWDNPESYDRQAAKLVEMFSANFKQYLPFIDDDVKAAAIG encoded by the coding sequence ATGACAGTGGGACGGGTAAATCCAGAATTTCGCCTTGAGGATCAGGGTATCAAGGGCCTCGGCGAGGTGCATTACAACCTAAACGAGCCAGACTTGATCGAAGCGGCGCTGAAAAACGGCGAAGGTGCTTTGGGCCAAGGGGGCGCGTTTCTGGTTTCCACCGGCAAGTTCACAGGCCGCTCGCCCAAGGACAAGCACATCGTGCTGACCGACAGCGTTAAGGACAGCATCTGGTGGGAGAACAATGCGCAGATGTCGCCCGAAGGGTTTGATGCGCTCTACCAAGACATGCTGATGCATATGGAGGGCGGGCGCTATTACGTGCAGGACCTGACCGGCGGCGCGGACCCAGCCCACTCGATCAAAGTGCGTATGGTGACCGAGCTTGCATGGCATGGCCTCTTCATCCGCCACCTTCTGCGCCGCCCCGAGCGCGAGGCGCTGGATCATTTTATCGCCGATTTCACCGTGATCAACTGCCCCAGCTTTGCTGCCGATCCGAAAAAACACAATTGCCGCTCAGAAACCGTCATCGCGATGAATTTCGACCGCAAGATCATCCTGATCGGCGGCACGGAATATGCGGGCGAAAACAAGAAATCCGTCTTTACCTTGTTGAATTATCTGCTGCCCGAAAAGGGCATCATGCCGATGCATTGCTCTGCCAATCACGCGCGCGGCAACCCTGTGGACGCAGCCATCTTCTTTGGCCTCTCGGGCACGGGCAAGACCACGCTCAGCGCCGATCCAGACAGGGTTCTGATCGGCGATGACGAGCACGGCTGGTCCGATCGCGGCACGTTCAACTTTGAGGGTGGGTGCTATGCCAAGACCATCAACCTCAACCCCGAGGCAGAGCCAGAGATTTACGCCACCACCTCCAAATTCGGCACGGTGATCGAGAATATGGTCTATGACGACGAGACCAAGGAGCTTGATTTCGACGACGATAGCCTGACGGCCAACATGCGCTGCGCCTATCCGCTGGAATACATCTCCAATGCGTCGCCCACGGCCATGGGCGGCCACCCCAAAAACATCATCATGCTGACCTGCGATGCGTTCGGCGTGCTGCCCCCCATCGCGCGGTTGACGCCTGCGCAGGCGATGTATCACTTTCTGTCGGGCTTCACCTCCAAAGTGGCGGGCACCGAGCGCGGCGTGACCGAGCCTGAACCCACCTTCTCCACATGCTTTGGCGCGCCCTTCATGCCGCGCCGCCCTGAGGCCTATGGCAACCTGTTGCGCGCCAGGATTGCCAAACATGGTGCCACCTGCTGGTTGGTCAACACCGGCTGGACCGGGGGTGCGTATGGCACCGGCGCGCGGATGCCGATCAAGGCGACCCGGGCGCTTTTGACCGCGGCGCTTGATGGATCTCTGGCCAAGGTTGAGTTCCGCAAGGACGCAAATTTCGGCTTTGATGTGCCGGTGGATGCGCCCGGCGTGCCGACCGTGCTGCTTGATCCGCGCCGCACATGGGACAACCCCGAGAGCTATGATCGTCAGGCGGCCAAACTGGTCGAAATGTTCTCGGCCAATTTCAAACAATACCTGCCCTTCATCGACGATGATGTGAAGGCCGCCGCCATCGGCTGA
- a CDS encoding response regulator transcription factor — MSKIALVDDDRNILTSVSMTLEAEGFEVETYNDGQQAFDAFSKKLPDMAVLDIKMPRMDGMDLLQRLRQKSSMPVIFLTSKDDEIDEVLGLRMGADDYVKKPFSQRLLVERIRALLRRQDVMDGTAPATEAEESKVIERGELRMDPLRHAVAWKGKDVSLTVTEFLLLQALAQRPGFVKSRDQLMDVAYDDQVYVDDRTIDSHIKRLRKKLRTVDSEFSAIETLYGIGYRYNEE, encoded by the coding sequence ATGTCTAAGATCGCCCTCGTGGACGATGACAGGAATATTCTGACATCCGTTTCCATGACACTTGAGGCCGAAGGCTTCGAGGTCGAAACCTATAATGATGGTCAGCAGGCCTTCGATGCGTTCAGCAAGAAACTCCCCGATATGGCGGTGCTGGATATCAAGATGCCACGTATGGACGGGATGGACCTGCTCCAACGTCTGCGGCAGAAATCGTCGATGCCGGTGATCTTCCTGACCTCCAAAGATGATGAGATCGACGAGGTTCTGGGCCTTCGCATGGGCGCTGATGATTATGTGAAAAAGCCCTTTTCTCAAAGGCTTCTGGTGGAGCGTATCCGCGCGCTGCTACGCCGTCAGGATGTGATGGACGGCACCGCACCCGCCACTGAGGCCGAAGAGAGCAAGGTGATCGAGCGTGGCGAATTGCGGATGGACCCGCTGCGCCATGCAGTGGCGTGGAAGGGCAAGGACGTGTCTCTGACGGTCACGGAATTCTTGCTGCTTCAGGCGCTGGCCCAGCGTCCGGGCTTTGTGAAAAGCCGCGATCAGCTGATGGATGTGGCCTATGATGATCAGGTCTATGTCGACGACCGCACCATCGACAGCCATATCAAGCGCCTGCGCAAGAAACTGCGCACCGTCGACAGCGAATTCTCGGCGATTGAGACACTCTACGGCATTGGGTATCGTTACAACGAAGAATAA
- a CDS encoding sensor histidine kinase, which produces MRDSAPGRDGDVVLGDDFVAPDNVVDEEVRARRARRGFLSLRESPLTRKIITFNLIALNVLVAGILYLNSSRDGMAIQRANSLVGEAELVADVFEAQLPIGAPVNLITGDGVDVAQTLEGLDIQQGAEVFVFDTDGALAGHVVGVEVRSSDAEDTQPTVLTDALTTLWGWMSKPFGVGALTAQPSVEDMARDKVAAALTGGTQVTSGEVSGGTIFSVVSPIEHDGQAIGVVALVSASGEIDQLVMAERERVLQMFIIATLVSIGLSLILASTIAHPLADLAAAAEIGGARNRGKNGNGRIRIPDLTARPDEIGRLSGALRGMVGALYNRIDGNEQFAADVAHEIKNPLASLRSAVGTMRVAKREDQREKLLNVIEHDVRRLDRLVSDISNASRLDSELVKEEEVPFDLLTMLRNLGQYLGEEAQGKGIDFITDFPEKPIVINGLEARLAQVFVNLISNAISFCEDGDAIRIWARRRENRVLVVVEDTGPGIPDQALTKIFQRFYSQRDASDFGNNSGLGLAISKQIVEAHGGVVWAENIRPTDADITSDPLGARFVVGLPV; this is translated from the coding sequence GTGCGCGATTCAGCACCGGGACGGGATGGTGATGTGGTTCTGGGCGACGATTTTGTCGCCCCTGACAACGTCGTGGACGAGGAAGTCCGTGCCCGGCGGGCGCGGCGTGGCTTCTTATCCCTGCGTGAAAGCCCCCTGACGCGCAAGATTATCACCTTCAACCTCATCGCCCTCAACGTGCTGGTTGCGGGGATCCTCTATCTTAACTCGTCGCGCGATGGGATGGCCATACAGCGCGCCAACAGCCTTGTGGGCGAGGCCGAGCTGGTCGCGGATGTGTTTGAGGCACAATTGCCCATCGGTGCGCCTGTGAACCTGATAACCGGCGATGGCGTGGATGTGGCGCAGACCCTGGAAGGGCTGGATATTCAGCAGGGTGCCGAGGTGTTCGTTTTTGACACGGATGGCGCGCTTGCGGGCCATGTCGTGGGTGTGGAAGTGCGCAGCAGCGACGCGGAGGATACACAGCCCACGGTGCTTACCGATGCGCTCACGACGCTCTGGGGCTGGATGTCCAAACCGTTTGGTGTAGGCGCGCTTACGGCCCAACCCAGCGTCGAGGATATGGCGCGGGACAAGGTTGCGGCCGCACTTACGGGTGGCACGCAGGTCACGTCCGGTGAGGTGAGCGGCGGCACGATTTTCTCCGTAGTCAGCCCGATTGAGCATGACGGCCAGGCGATTGGCGTCGTGGCGCTTGTGAGCGCCTCGGGCGAGATTGATCAGCTTGTCATGGCCGAGCGCGAGCGCGTGTTGCAGATGTTCATCATCGCAACGCTTGTTTCCATCGGTCTGAGCCTGATCCTCGCTTCCACCATTGCGCATCCGCTGGCCGATCTGGCTGCCGCCGCCGAGATTGGCGGCGCGCGAAACCGCGGCAAGAACGGCAATGGCCGCATCCGCATCCCCGACCTTACGGCGCGCCCCGACGAGATTGGACGGCTCAGCGGGGCGTTGCGCGGCATGGTTGGCGCGCTTTATAATCGCATCGACGGGAATGAGCAGTTCGCGGCCGATGTGGCCCATGAGATCAAGAATCCGCTGGCCTCTCTGCGCTCTGCCGTGGGCACGATGCGCGTGGCCAAGCGCGAAGATCAGCGCGAGAAATTGCTCAATGTGATCGAGCATGATGTGCGCCGTCTGGACCGTCTGGTCAGCGACATCTCCAACGCCTCCCGGCTCGATTCAGAGTTGGTGAAGGAAGAGGAAGTGCCGTTCGATCTGCTCACGATGTTGCGCAATCTGGGCCAGTATCTTGGCGAAGAGGCGCAAGGCAAAGGAATCGATTTCATCACCGATTTCCCCGAAAAGCCCATCGTGATCAACGGGCTTGAGGCGCGCCTGGCGCAGGTGTTTGTGAACCTGATCTCCAACGCCATCAGTTTTTGCGAGGATGGTGATGCGATCCGGATCTGGGCGCGCCGCCGCGAAAACCGCGTGCTGGTCGTGGTTGAAGATACCGGGCCTGGTATCCCCGATCAGGCCCTGACCAAGATTTTCCAGCGCTTCTATTCCCAACGTGACGCCAGCGATTTCGGCAATAATTCCGGCCTCGGCCTTGCCATCTCCAAGCAGATCGTCGAGGCGCATGGCGGCGTCGTCTGGGCCGAGAATATCCGGCCCACGGATGCGGATATCACCTCGGACCCGCTGGGCGCGCGCTTTGTCGTGGGCCTGCCGGTCTGA
- a CDS encoding HPr kinase/phosphorylase encodes MSQDTIVHATCVAVAGRAALIRGASGSGKSALALQLMAYGAALVADDRTRLWRDGDHLMADAPATIMGQIEARGIGILYAPPAGPTPVALIVEMDAPAPPRLPPEVSETLLGVEIAQVGKTDADHFSAAVYLYLKHWRAA; translated from the coding sequence ATGTCCCAAGACACCATTGTTCATGCGACATGTGTTGCGGTCGCGGGCCGCGCGGCCCTGATCCGGGGCGCGTCGGGGTCTGGTAAATCCGCGCTTGCCTTGCAATTGATGGCCTATGGTGCCGCGCTTGTCGCGGATGACCGCACGCGGCTCTGGCGCGATGGGGATCATCTGATGGCGGATGCGCCCGCGACTATTATGGGCCAGATCGAAGCGCGCGGCATCGGCATTCTATACGCACCGCCTGCAGGCCCCACGCCCGTCGCATTGATCGTTGAGATGGACGCGCCCGCGCCGCCGCGCCTGCCGCCAGAGGTGTCCGAGACCCTGCTGGGCGTGGAGATCGCGCAGGTGGGAAAAACCGACGCAGACCATTTCTCTGCCGCAGTTTACCTCTATCTTAAGCATTGGCGTGCCGCCTGA
- the rapZ gene encoding RNase adapter RapZ yields MPTTTPHIVLVTGPSGAGRTTAIRALEDMGYEAIDNIPLSLLPRLLRGERPDRPLALGVDTRNRDFSTHALIEAIDGIGGWADAPMQLLYLDARPDILLRRFSETRRRHPLAPAESPEVGIDRELDLLGPIRARADILIDSSELSPNELRAELDLWFAPQGGTAQLAVSVQSFSYKRGLPRGVDMVFDCRFLRNPYWEERLRRLDGRAPEVAGFIAQDPRAAPFQQQLQSMVTMLLPAYEDEGKAYLSIALGCTGGQHRSVAMAETLAHALAEADWQVSTRHRELECRTGAAGPIGASEAHDQDKGS; encoded by the coding sequence ATGCCGACCACGACCCCGCATATCGTGCTTGTCACCGGCCCCTCGGGCGCCGGGCGGACGACTGCGATCCGGGCGCTGGAGGATATGGGATATGAGGCGATTGACAATATCCCGCTGTCGCTTTTGCCGCGCCTTTTGCGCGGAGAACGTCCGGACCGGCCTTTGGCGCTGGGTGTGGACACGCGCAACCGCGATTTCTCCACCCATGCCTTGATCGAGGCGATTGATGGGATTGGCGGCTGGGCCGATGCGCCGATGCAACTTCTCTATCTTGATGCGCGGCCCGATATCCTGCTGCGCCGGTTTTCCGAGACGCGCCGCCGCCACCCTCTGGCCCCGGCGGAAAGCCCCGAAGTGGGTATCGACCGCGAGCTTGATCTTCTGGGACCCATCCGCGCGCGGGCAGATATCCTGATCGACAGCTCCGAGCTTAGCCCAAATGAGCTGCGCGCGGAGCTGGATCTCTGGTTTGCGCCCCAAGGCGGCACCGCACAGCTTGCTGTTTCGGTGCAATCGTTTTCCTACAAACGCGGCCTGCCGCGTGGGGTCGATATGGTGTTTGATTGCCGCTTCTTGCGCAATCCATACTGGGAGGAGCGGCTGCGCCGTCTGGACGGGCGCGCGCCCGAGGTGGCGGGCTTCATCGCGCAAGACCCGCGCGCGGCTCCGTTCCAGCAACAGCTGCAATCGATGGTGACAATGCTGCTTCCCGCCTATGAAGATGAGGGCAAAGCCTATCTCTCCATCGCGCTGGGGTGCACCGGCGGGCAACATCGCAGCGTCGCGATGGCAGAAACTTTGGCCCATGCTCTTGCAGAGGCGGACTGGCAAGTGTCAACTAGACATCGGGAGCTTGAATGCCGGACCGGCGCGGCAGGCCCAATCGGGGCCTCTGAGGCGCATGACCAAGATAAAGGAAGCTGA
- a CDS encoding PTS sugar transporter subunit IIA → MIGIVIVAHGGLAREYLAAIEHVVGPQPGIRAITIEGDHDRAAKQSEICAAADAVDAGGGVVVVTDMFGGSPSNLSLKACRTGGRRMLYGANLPMLIKLAKSRALPLPEAVRRALEAGRKYIDSQNISQDT, encoded by the coding sequence GTGATCGGGATCGTGATCGTGGCCCATGGGGGCCTTGCGCGCGAATACCTCGCAGCGATTGAGCATGTGGTCGGCCCGCAGCCAGGCATCCGCGCGATCACCATCGAGGGGGATCACGACCGTGCCGCCAAGCAAAGCGAGATTTGCGCCGCCGCCGATGCGGTGGATGCCGGAGGCGGGGTTGTTGTGGTCACGGATATGTTTGGTGGCTCGCCGTCCAACCTGTCGCTGAAGGCCTGCCGGACCGGCGGGCGGCGGATGCTTTACGGCGCGAACTTGCCGATGCTCATCAAACTGGCCAAATCCCGCGCGCTGCCCCTGCCCGAGGCGGTGCGCCGTGCGCTTGAGGCGGGACGCAAATATATCGACAGCCAGAACATATCGCAGGATACCTGA
- a CDS encoding HPr family phosphocarrier protein: MTQTVTRQLEIMNVKGLHARASAKLVEVVEGFDATAEVSQNGQSASGDSIMGLLMLAAAMGTTIDVETRGPDAEALADAVAALVAAKFGEDM; the protein is encoded by the coding sequence ATGACACAGACCGTTACCCGGCAGCTTGAAATCATGAACGTCAAAGGCCTGCATGCGCGCGCCTCTGCCAAACTCGTGGAGGTGGTCGAGGGCTTTGATGCCACCGCAGAAGTTTCGCAAAACGGCCAGTCGGCCAGCGGGGACAGCATCATGGGGCTTTTGATGTTGGCAGCCGCGATGGGAACCACTATTGACGTCGAAACCAGAGGGCCGGATGCCGAGGCGCTGGCCGATGCGGTGGCAGCCCTTGTGGCGGCCAAGTTCGGGGAAGACATGTAG
- a CDS encoding lysophospholipid acyltransferase family protein produces MNKLDDHGAPAPEETVNFTKYDRRSITYANSFDKPLVAAIIRTIEMFTGKITILLMIKRFEKRGAPTGQKFWRAALGTMGIDLLTPEEELAHIPLEGPVVVVANHPHGLVDGMILADLIGRRRTDYKILTRALLTGIDEVAASYMISVPFPHEPDAQRKSVEMRANAMAHLKEGGVISVFPSGVVASSDTMFGPPVEREWNVFTAQMIRRSGATIVPIYFPGGNSRWYQIANRISATLRQSLLLHEVVHSCNRPQKPIVGAPITPAQMEMLQSDPRGFMAWLRAHTLSLGKATTDPKDP; encoded by the coding sequence GTGAACAAGCTGGACGATCATGGCGCGCCTGCGCCCGAGGAGACGGTGAACTTTACCAAGTATGATCGCCGTAGCATTACCTATGCCAATTCGTTCGATAAGCCCTTGGTTGCGGCGATCATACGCACGATCGAGATGTTTACGGGTAAGATCACGATCCTGCTCATGATCAAGAGGTTCGAGAAGCGTGGCGCGCCCACCGGACAGAAATTTTGGCGCGCGGCGCTGGGCACGATGGGGATCGACCTTCTGACCCCTGAGGAGGAGCTGGCGCATATCCCGCTCGAAGGCCCTGTTGTGGTGGTCGCGAACCATCCACACGGGCTTGTCGATGGGATGATCCTCGCGGATCTGATCGGGCGGCGGCGCACCGATTACAAGATCCTCACACGCGCGCTTTTGACCGGGATTGATGAGGTTGCAGCGAGCTACATGATTTCCGTGCCCTTCCCGCATGAGCCGGACGCGCAACGCAAGTCGGTCGAGATGCGCGCCAATGCCATGGCCCATCTCAAAGAAGGTGGGGTGATCTCGGTTTTTCCGTCTGGCGTGGTTGCGTCCTCCGACACGATGTTCGGCCCCCCGGTTGAGCGTGAGTGGAACGTCTTTACCGCCCAGATGATCCGCCGGTCTGGTGCCACCATCGTGCCCATCTACTTCCCGGGCGGCAACAGCCGCTGGTATCAGATCGCCAACCGTATTTCGGCCACGCTGCGCCAATCACTGTTGCTGCACGAGGTCGTGCACAGCTGCAACCGCCCGCAAAAACCCATCGTCGGAGCACCCATTACGCCCGCACAGATGGAGATGCTGCAAAGTGATCCGCGCGGTTTCATGGCATGGCTGCGCGCCCATACCCTGTCGCTGGGCAAGGCGACGACTGACCCAAAGGACCCCTGA
- a CDS encoding RidA family protein, translating to MTDIIRSHTNTRMSQAVRYGTTLYLAGQVGERGESVADQTRSCLRKIETLLAENGSDTSRMLQCTIWLADMADFAEMNAVWDAWVPEGAAPTRACGEAKLAHPELLVEFIVIAACDNA from the coding sequence ATGACCGATATCATCCGCAGCCACACAAACACCCGCATGAGCCAGGCCGTGCGCTATGGCACCACCCTCTATCTCGCAGGGCAAGTGGGCGAGCGCGGCGAGAGCGTCGCCGATCAAACCCGCAGCTGCTTGCGCAAAATCGAGACGCTTCTGGCTGAGAATGGCTCGGACACATCGCGAATGCTGCAATGCACGATCTGGCTGGCCGATATGGCCGATTTCGCCGAGATGAACGCGGTTTGGGACGCATGGGTGCCAGAAGGCGCGGCCCCTACGCGCGCCTGCGGCGAGGCCAAGCTGGCCCACCCTGAGCTTCTCGTTGAGTTCATCGTGATTGCCGCCTGCGATAACGCCTGA